In the genome of Pseudomonas sp. P5_109, one region contains:
- the acnA gene encoding aconitate hydratase AcnA: MPSLDSLKTLKTLQVGNKTYHYFSLPDAARSLGELDKLPMSLKVLLENLLRWEDEKTVTGADLKAIAAWLKERRSDREIQYRPARVLMQDFTGVPAVVDLAAMRAAMAKAGGDPQRINPLSPVDLVIDHSVMVDKFASSSAFEQNVDIEMQRNGERYAFLRWGQSAFDNFSVVPPGTGICHQVNLEYLGRTVWTKDEDGRTYAFPDTLVGTDSHTTMINGLGVLGWGVGGIEAEAAMLGQPVSMLIPEVIGFKLTGKLREGITATDLVLTVTQMLRKKGVVGKFVEFYGDGLADLPLADRATIANMAPEYGATCGFFPVDDVTLEYLRLSGRPLETVQLVEAYSKAQGLWRLPGQEPVFTDSLALDMGSVEASLAGPKRPQDRVSLPNVAQAFSDFIDLQFKPTSKEEGRLESEGGGGVAVGNADMAGEADYEYEGQTYRLKNGAVVIAAITSCTNTSNPSVMMAAGLVAKKAVEKGLKRKPWVKSSLAPGSKVVTDYYKAAGLTQYLDELGFALVGYGCTTCIGNSGPLPEPIEKAVQQADLTVASVLSGNRNFEGRVHPLVKTNWLASPPLVVAYALAGTVRTDLSREPLGEDKDGKPVYLRDIWPSSKEIAEAVNQVNTAMFHKEYAEVFAGDEQWQAIKVPQAATYVWQDDSTYIQHPPFFDGIGGPPPVVKDVCAANILALLGDSVTTDHISPAGNIKADSPAGQYLRDKGVEPRDFNSYGSRRGNHEVMMRGTFANIRIRNEMLGGEEGGNTRYIPTGEKMPIYDAAMRYQASGTPLVVIAGQEYGTGSSRDWAAKGTNLLGVKAVIAESFERIHRSNLVGMGVLPLQFKLDQNRKSLNLGGSETLDILGLTGVELSPRMNLTLVITREDGSREKIEVLCRIDTLNEVEYFKAGGILHYVLRQMIAS, translated from the coding sequence ATGCCGTCCCTCGATAGCCTGAAAACGCTCAAGACCCTGCAAGTCGGTAACAAGACCTACCACTACTTCAGCCTGCCCGATGCCGCCAGGAGCCTGGGTGAGCTGGACAAGTTGCCGATGTCGTTGAAAGTCCTGCTGGAAAACCTGCTGCGCTGGGAAGATGAAAAAACCGTCACCGGCGCCGACCTCAAGGCAATTGCCGCGTGGCTCAAGGAGCGTCGCTCCGACCGCGAAATCCAGTACCGCCCCGCACGGGTGCTGATGCAGGACTTCACCGGCGTACCGGCGGTGGTCGACCTGGCTGCCATGCGCGCAGCGATGGCCAAGGCCGGCGGCGATCCGCAGCGGATCAACCCGCTGTCGCCGGTGGACCTGGTGATCGACCACTCGGTGATGGTCGACAAGTTCGCCAGCAGCAGCGCCTTCGAGCAGAACGTCGACATTGAGATGCAGCGCAATGGCGAGCGTTATGCGTTCCTGCGCTGGGGCCAGAGTGCCTTCGACAACTTCAGCGTGGTGCCGCCGGGCACCGGGATCTGCCACCAGGTGAATCTGGAATACCTCGGCCGCACGGTCTGGACCAAGGACGAGGACGGCCGCACCTATGCCTTCCCCGACACCCTGGTCGGCACCGACTCCCACACCACCATGATCAACGGCCTCGGCGTGCTCGGTTGGGGCGTCGGCGGTATCGAGGCGGAAGCGGCGATGCTCGGGCAACCGGTGTCGATGCTGATTCCGGAAGTGATCGGTTTCAAACTCACCGGCAAGCTCAGGGAAGGCATCACCGCCACCGACCTGGTGCTGACCGTGACCCAGATGCTGCGCAAGAAAGGCGTGGTGGGCAAGTTCGTCGAATTTTACGGCGACGGCCTCGCCGACCTGCCGCTGGCCGACCGCGCGACCATCGCCAACATGGCCCCGGAATACGGCGCCACCTGCGGTTTCTTCCCGGTGGACGACGTCACCCTGGAATACTTGCGCCTCTCAGGCCGGCCCCTCGAAACGGTGCAACTGGTCGAGGCCTACAGCAAGGCCCAGGGCCTGTGGCGCCTGCCCGGCCAGGAACCGGTGTTCACCGACAGCCTGGCGCTGGACATGGGCAGCGTCGAAGCCAGCCTCGCCGGACCAAAACGTCCACAGGACCGGGTTTCGCTGCCAAACGTCGCGCAAGCGTTCAGTGACTTCATCGACCTGCAGTTCAAACCCACCAGCAAGGAAGAAGGTCGCCTGGAAAGTGAAGGCGGTGGCGGTGTCGCCGTCGGCAATGCCGATATGGCCGGCGAAGCGGATTACGAATACGAAGGCCAGACCTATCGCCTGAAAAACGGCGCTGTGGTCATCGCCGCGATCACCTCCTGCACCAACACCTCCAACCCCAGCGTGATGATGGCGGCCGGGCTGGTGGCGAAGAAGGCCGTGGAAAAAGGCCTGAAACGCAAACCCTGGGTGAAGAGCTCGCTGGCCCCCGGCTCGAAAGTGGTCACCGACTACTATAAGGCGGCCGGCCTGACCCAATACCTCGACGAATTGGGGTTTGCCCTGGTCGGCTACGGCTGCACCACCTGCATCGGCAACTCCGGACCGCTGCCGGAGCCCATCGAGAAAGCCGTCCAGCAAGCCGACCTCACCGTGGCTTCGGTGCTCTCGGGCAATCGCAACTTCGAAGGCCGGGTGCATCCCCTGGTGAAAACCAATTGGCTGGCCTCCCCGCCGCTGGTGGTGGCCTACGCGCTGGCCGGCACGGTGCGCACTGATCTCAGTCGCGAGCCGTTGGGCGAGGACAAGGATGGCAAACCGGTATACCTGCGCGACATCTGGCCAAGCAGCAAGGAAATTGCCGAGGCGGTCAATCAGGTCAACACCGCCATGTTCCACAAGGAATACGCCGAAGTGTTTGCCGGTGACGAACAATGGCAGGCGATCAAGGTCCCGCAGGCGGCGACCTATGTCTGGCAGGACGATTCGACCTACATCCAGCACCCACCGTTCTTCGACGGCATCGGCGGCCCGCCGCCCGTGGTCAAGGATGTCTGCGCAGCGAACATTCTCGCGTTGCTCGGCGACTCGGTGACCACCGACCACATCTCCCCGGCCGGTAACATCAAGGCCGACAGCCCGGCCGGGCAATACCTGCGAGACAAAGGCGTGGAGCCGCGGGACTTCAACTCCTACGGTTCGCGACGGGGCAACCATGAAGTGATGATGCGCGGCACCTTCGCCAATATCCGCATACGCAACGAAATGCTCGGCGGCGAAGAAGGCGGCAACACCCGCTACATTCCCACCGGGGAGAAAATGCCGATCTACGACGCCGCCATGCGCTATCAGGCTTCGGGCACGCCGCTGGTGGTGATCGCCGGCCAGGAATACGGCACCGGATCGAGCCGCGACTGGGCGGCCAAAGGCACCAATCTGCTGGGGGTCAAAGCGGTCATCGCCGAAAGCTTCGAACGCATCCACCGCTCCAACCTGGTGGGCATGGGCGTGCTGCCGTTGCAATTCAAGCTGGATCAGAACCGCAAGAGCCTGAACCTGGGCGGCAGCGAAACCCTGGACATCCTCGGCTTGACCGGCGTCGAATTATCTCCACGGATGAACCTGACGCTGGTGATCACCCGCGAAGACGGCAGCCGCGAGAAAATCGAGGTGTTGTGCCGGATCGATACGCTCAATGAGGTGGAGTACTTCAAGGCGGGAGGGATTCTGCATTACGTGTTGCGGCAGATGATTGCCTCTTGA